CCCAAAAGAACCTGGTTGACGATGTTGGCGTCTCTTGCGTAGCACCTTTGCGAGGTGTAGCAGCATCCCTCCTGCGGAACGATCGAAGGGGTTCACAAATGAGTGGTGAGtggcaggaaaaaatttcctcatttttttacatgcagTAGGGGTATTGTAGTAGATCCTTTATAGGATAACTCCCCCATGTTGTGTAGCCAAAGGAGGGGAGGGATAGAAGGCGTCACTTTTGGCCCTACCTTCGAGTCATtcctcaaaaaggaaatgatgTGGAGGGGCATGTCATCGCTGTACTTGAGCTTTGCATCCTCCATCACCGTCTTGATGTGCTTGCGCAGCAGCTCCTCCGAGAATacgcctgcgggggggaagcggaggGGGGAGCGAAGCACATGCACACGTGAATACGCGAATACGCGAGCGCTTCTTTTGTGAGAGCGCTTCTTTTGCGAGAGCGCTAATGAGAAAGAGGGCGGGGGGAGAGGACCCCCTCTCCTACCGTTGAATAGGGGGGCGCTGCTCCTCAGGAGGACGTTGTTGTTCTCGGGGTGCACGTCGACGATGCGAAGTCGGTGGgctgcagggggggcaaaTGAGCGGCAAATGAGAGGCAAATGAGTGACGTTACGGGGAAGAAGCCTTAAACGCGAAAGCCACTCCGGATGAGCGCCAAATGGCAGGCGGGAGGCCTCAAAAACTTACGCTTAAATTCGGGGTATTTGTACATAAGGCATTTTTCGTTCAGGTCGTTGCAGTCCAGTTCGAAATCGacctctgcgggggggagggaagggGGAACGGTGGGTCAGTTGGTGGTCAATCAGTGGGGCGGTCTGCTGGTCAGTCGGCCAATGGCCAGCCTGGGTGGCCATCCACCCGTGCGCACTTACGCTTCTCGTTCAGCTCGTAGTACGAAATGAAGATACCAAAGACGACCAGGATCACCAGCAAAATGTAGATGAAGCTTTTGTACTTTTTGAACCCACTTGCGAAGCCTCTGCCTGGGGTGGggaaagaagaggaaaatggggagagcaaaatggggggaagaggcTAAAATGGACTGATGCTCATGTTACAGGTACACGCTATGAGATCCTCGAGAGGTGCTCCCCAAGCGGGATAGATAAGACCCCCTCACTAAAGGAGGGTCACCCCTTTTTCTCATTCAAACGTAGTTGCATCTACAAGCACAGCTGGATTGTTTGTCTTCGCTTTATATGCGCCCTTCCTTGgcgttttctttatttttttattttttattttttttttaatccttaCTGCTAGCAGGGTCTGGGTTTTCTCCGTCCTGCAGTTGGTTCCACATGGTCGGTCGCGCTagttcacaaaaaaattatcgcAAAAAATGCCGCAAAAGTGCCGCAAAAATGTCGCAAAAACTAAAGGGAAGATAAAGCCTAAAATATAGGGTGCGCCTTCTCCTCGCGCAAGCCGGGAGGTAACTTCCGTGCGTGTGTTCTGCGTCCTATCCgcaacttaaaaaatttttttatttttttttattttatttttttttttcctctttttgccAAACCGCGCTTTCTACCGCTCGTGGTCTCGAAGGGTGGTTCGCCACAGGCATCTCCAGCTCGCGGGGGAGGTCAATTTTTACGTTTCcgattttttgttttttattagtTAGCTCTGCCTTTGCAGAAATTTAATTCGTAAGTGACTCTACGTGCTGGGGGAagggtgcctttttttctttttttttcctctttttttttcttcttttttttcctcttttttcttctttcacgTCTTCGCtgtgctcctttttctttttctttttctttttcttaaattctATGTTCTGCGCTCTCTACGCTCGATTCGCGCGTCATACGTTCAAACTAACACTGCGCATGCGAGTAGGGCAAGCATAGGAAAGCCACAAAACGGCCAAGCGAGAAATATGAAATGTGAAGCAGTGACAGGTGGAAAGTGTCAACTGGAACGTGTCAACTGGAACGTGCCAACCGGAAAGTGCCAACTGGAAAGTGCCAACTGGGGGAGAAATGTCAAGTACGCAGTAGCAAGTGCGAAGAAAAGTGACAAgcaagcaaaaataaaaagggccACTGAAAAAGAACCGCAAGAAATGCCAAGTCGAGTGGAAGAGTCAGTCgtctattaaaaaaaaaaaaaacgcaaaaaaaacgcagaaaaaatgcaaaaaaaagaaaaaaaagaaaaaaaacgaaaagaagagaagcgaaacgaaacgaaacgaatccgaaaaaaaaacccgcGGAAGGGCTCTCTctacacttaaaaaaaaaaaaaaaaaaaaaattcattggccctatatatatatatacgtatgtataggTATACTTCCCCGTTGTTAaccgaaattaaaaagaaaccgagaaaaataaaacgacaactattttatatacagGATGGGAGAAAAATGGCGTGggaaaaagcataaaaaaaaataaaaataaatgaacatcCACATTTCTGCTTCGCATTGCCTTCCGTTGCATATACGTTTCACTGCTCCTGTTGTTTATCTACCGCCATTTTAGCAGtccctttaatttttacctcatttttatcctccccccccgcgttgTACATCGCCGCTCCGTCGAACGTTTTATGCGAAGATGTTAAGCAGCGATGTACAACGCGGGGATCGAAAAAGGATGAAggataaaggaaaaaggaaaaaggaaattaataTGCCCGCATCGCTGTCCTTACGAAGCGgatagaggaaaaaaaaaaaaaaaaataattatgccAATGAATTGGCTAACCTGAGGAACGCTGCTAaagggaagtgaaaaaaaaaaaaatctctcTGTGGCCGAGGTCTACCAAGGGGATGCACTGAATAATTGCATCTTGTATGatcgaataaaaaaaaaaagaaaaaaaaaagaataataatagtaTATAACCCTTGCGCTTTCCATGTGGACCACTCCTTCGAACAGTTGACCCCCTTGCGCGCAGCAAAGTGGCGACGGATTGGGCCACCCAGTCCGGTTGCACTGCCAGAACGGGTGTGCGCTGGAAGGCATATATGATCGAGAAGGCCACATGCTTCGAACACTGCATGGTGGGAAAGGCGCGTTCTCTTCAAACCGCTTGCGCAtttcctccgccgcttcgccatcAAGCAGCCtaccccctggggggggctcCAACGAAACGGCCTTTTGatcgttttgcaaaaattccCCCGGAGAGTTTCTGCCTCCCCAAAAGTGTGTAACCCCTGCCCGGGTGAAGCCTGTGTGGGGATGACAAGTGGGCATTTATCATTTCACTATAGTGAACGCGCCGCGGCATGCGGTTCTTTCGGCTGCGCCTCCCCCGTTTCGCCCACTTCTCCCTTCATTAAAAGATACCTCATGGTGGGATTGGCCAAGTGCAACACGCGAACCTGTCAAACGCGTTAAACCTTCCCAATCACATGCTTTACTCCGCGTGGGGGGTTATCTCCCGAGATGCTCCCTTTCCGGAGTTGGCACCACCCCTTCACGCACAGGTAAGGAAAACGACCTGACCGTGCAGGCAAAATTGATCAGGGGAGCGAtcgcccatttgtgtgcccGTTCGTTATATCCGTTTCGCGCATTTCAGtttgacgtttttttttttctttttttttgcatagcAAAGCTGTCGAATGaatagttaaaaaaaggggggggacgcACAGAGGCGTTTTTATGAACGCGCGTTTACGCCCATTTATGTGTTAGCATATTCCCATGTGggtggcaaaatggggggtaGGGCGGCTACTTGTTGGAGGTCGAACCGAAGCCGCCCTCTCCCCTAGACGTCTCATCCAACTCGTCGACCAACTCAAAGGAGAGGGGCTCCCCCGTAAAGGAAACAAGCTGCACtaatttgtcattttttttaataagatATTCTTCTTCACTTGTATTGTCCAAGGCAGCGATTAGTTCCCCTCGGTAACCTGCATCTATTAGGCCTATAGAATTGGCTAACCGGAGGGGAGTCTTCGAAATGCTGCTCCGAGGAAATAAAAGGTAACTCGTGTTGACGATCTCTGGGTTCTTTTGATGGGGGGCACAGCTCTCCTTCGCGTTGACCCCTCCCATACCG
The DNA window shown above is from Plasmodium vivax chromosome 9, whole genome shotgun sequence and carries:
- a CDS encoding deoxyuridine 5'-triphosphate nucleotidohydrolase, putative (encoded by transcript PVX_091970A); this encodes MHLQIVCLTDEVREMYKHHKTHHEGDSGLDLFIIKDEILKPKSTTFVKLGIKAIALQYKSSYYHKSEANANANANANGKDAPVGMGGVNAKESCAPHQKNPEIVNTSYLLFPRSSISKTPLRLANSIGLIDAGYRGELIAALDNTSEEEYLIKKNDKLVQLVSFTGEPLSFELVDELDETSRGEGGFGSTSNK
- a CDS encoding hypothetical protein, conserved (encoded by transcript PVX_091965A), with amino-acid sequence MWNQLQDGENPDPASSRGFASGFKKYKSFIYILLVILVVFGIFISYYELNEKQVDFELDCNDLNEKCLMYKYPEFKPHRLRIVDVHPENNNVLLRSSAPLFNGVFSEELLRKHIKTVMEDAKLKYSDDMPLHIISFLRNDSKEGCCYTSQRCYARDANIVNQVLLGHQEDPYEVDSKTLENELKSLNWDTDQLLSRINELNEKFQTMKNTIFIVHCRRGRDRTGEYVAAYKMIVKKQDFDAVVKSNEEIGKVKAPCLNMQKWLCLYLEKVMGYTDSGCYDFR